Proteins from a genomic interval of Oncorhynchus clarkii lewisi isolate Uvic-CL-2024 chromosome 13, UVic_Ocla_1.0, whole genome shotgun sequence:
- the LOC139423535 gene encoding zinc finger protein 180-like, which produces MSSLSYSPAEEEEVCWTEEEALVKEEEEEEAITIQKQVEGEAVTVKEEEKDAFRVKEEEDVIVKEGEEDSVFGVEDEVKEDEVFGMKDEEGEITVTLEEDEEERTGDLINTRERIDYCGSSGEAQQHHDADRAEKSLSTSEHLKKHLRRSTRKRSHCCSDCGKCLKSSSELKIHLRNHTGEKPYCCSYCGKSFTLSTRLISHQRTHTREKPYSCDQCGKSFTLVISLISHQRTHTGEKSYSCYQCGKSFVSSGGLTAHQRTHTGEKSYSCYQCGKSFVSSGGLTAHQRTHTGEKSYSCAQCGKTFASCRVLTVHQRTHTGEKPYSCAQCGKSFTMSSSRTRHQRTHTGERPHGCIQCGKSFTTSSYLTIHQRTHTGEKPHSCDQCGKSFTQSSNMIHHRIHTGEKPFSCVQCGKSFVSSSHLTAHQRTHTREKSYSCDQCGKRYSCKRSLIKHQKIHT; this is translated from the exons atgagttcactaagctactctcctgctgaagaagaggaggtctgctggacggaggaAGAAGCTctcgtgaaagaggaggaggaagaagaggctattacaatacaaaaacaagtagagggtgaggctgttaccgtgaaagaagaagagaaagacgccttcagagtgaaagaggaggaggatgttattGTGAAAGAAGGGGAGGAAGATTCGGTTTTTGGAGTGGAGGATGAAGTGAAAGAAGATGAAGTTTTTGGAATGAAGGATGAAGagggggagattactgtcacattagaggaggacgaagaagagaggactggagatctgattaacacca gagagagaattGACTactgtggatcctctggggaggctcaacaacatcatgatgctgacagggcagagaagagtctctccacatCAGAACACCTCAAAAAACACCTGCGGAGATCCACAAGGAAGAGATCTCACTGCTGTTCTGATTGTGGGAAATGTTTAAAATCTTCATCAGAACTTAAAATACACCTGAGAAATCAcacgggagagaaaccttactgctgctcttactgtgggaagagttttactctgTCAACCcgcctgatatcacaccagagaacacacacaagagagaaaccttatagctgtgatcaatgtgggaagagttttactctgGTAATcagcctgatatcacaccagagaacacacacaggagagaaatcttatagttgttaccaatgtgggaagagttttgtttcaTCTGGTGGCCTGAcagcacaccagagaacacacacaggagagaaatcttatagttgttaccaatgtgggaagagttttgtttcaTCTGGTGGCCTGAcagcacaccagagaacacacacaggagagaagtcttatagctgtgctcaatgtgggaagacCTTTGCTTCATGTAGAGTTCTGactgtacaccagagaacacacacaggagagaaaccttatagttgtgctcaatgtgggaagagttttactatgTCTAGCAGTCGGACTAGACaccaaagaacacacacaggagagagacctcaTGGCTGtattcaatgtgggaagagttttactacatccaGCTATCtaactatacaccagagaacacacacaggagagaaacctcatagctgtgatcaatgtgggaagagttttactcagtcaagcAACATG ATACACcatagaatacacacaggagagaaacctttcaGCTGtgttcaatgtgggaagagttttgtttcaTCTAGCCATCTGACtgcacaccagagaacacacacaagagagaaatcttacagctgtgatcaatgtgggaagagatactCTTGTAAAAGATCTCTGATTAAACATCAGAAAATTCACacatga